One region of Acidovorax sp. T1 genomic DNA includes:
- a CDS encoding helix-turn-helix domain-containing protein, with the protein MTRKAKFKSDAFEAIYSAAQGLHRAGTIDKATMRDFDESCLASPVEIAPEAIKRIREGAHVSQPVFARFLNTSESTVQKWEAGTKRPSGMALKLLAVVEKHGLKVLA; encoded by the coding sequence ATGACGCGTAAAGCCAAGTTCAAGAGTGACGCCTTCGAGGCTATCTACAGCGCTGCGCAGGGGCTGCACCGGGCCGGCACCATCGACAAGGCGACCATGCGTGATTTCGACGAGTCCTGCCTCGCGTCGCCGGTGGAGATCGCACCTGAGGCGATCAAGCGAATTCGGGAGGGCGCACACGTCAGCCAGCCGGTGTTTGCGCGCTTTCTGAACACCAGCGAATCCACGGTGCAGAAATGGGAGGCCGGAACCAAACGGCCGAGCGGCATGGCACTCAAGCTGCTGGCCGTCGTCGAAAAGCACGGTCTCAAAGTACTGGCCTGA
- a CDS encoding DUF3577 domain-containing protein → MSESSQASSPSSFFNLHVEGVGYLNRVRTIKPKKGQEFLACTVAALRGSDSDVSYTKFDCRVSGADAQEVVKRLEADVMADKAVIIGFRIADIYPEMFTFGKGERKGHPGVAIKGRLLRIKFAKVNGESIDVPQPARPLERDSVPF, encoded by the coding sequence ATGTCCGAGTCATCTCAAGCCAGCAGCCCGTCGTCCTTCTTCAATCTGCACGTTGAAGGCGTCGGCTATCTCAATCGTGTTCGCACGATCAAGCCGAAGAAAGGTCAGGAGTTCCTGGCCTGCACCGTCGCCGCCCTCCGTGGCAGCGACAGTGATGTCAGCTACACGAAGTTCGACTGCCGTGTCAGCGGTGCTGACGCCCAGGAAGTCGTCAAGCGGTTGGAAGCTGATGTCATGGCCGACAAGGCCGTGATCATCGGTTTCAGGATCGCTGACATCTACCCCGAAATGTTCACCTTCGGAAAGGGTGAAAGGAAGGGGCACCCTGGCGTCGCCATCAAGGGGCGTCTGCTGCGCATCAAGTTCGCCAAGGTCAACGGCGAGTCCATCGATGTGCCGCAGCCCGCCCGGCCCTTGGAGCGCGACAGCGTTCCGTTCTGA
- a CDS encoding STY4526/YPO1902 family pathogenicity island replication protein, giving the protein MLPLHDTQVRLVLLNHVTLRLADARPDELDAVGIANEQLDRLRQLSALDLNRLAAMRTLTIGIALDGEALQAGLRTVALVKEAKALEAYFIRHGASTQLMSALFKIRRKLTLKFRRDLDVRRPSGRVPLPDYATRERIYQVWRTIGDPAPRIRYYQLHQAFTHLPIAVLEVVIRDFEADA; this is encoded by the coding sequence ATGCTTCCGCTTCACGACACGCAGGTTCGCCTCGTTCTGCTCAACCACGTCACCCTGCGCCTGGCAGACGCGAGGCCCGACGAACTGGATGCCGTCGGCATTGCCAACGAGCAGCTCGATCGCCTGCGTCAACTGTCTGCGCTCGATCTCAATCGGCTGGCAGCCATGCGCACGCTGACCATCGGCATCGCCCTGGATGGGGAGGCTTTGCAGGCCGGCTTGCGCACTGTCGCCCTCGTGAAGGAGGCCAAGGCGCTGGAGGCGTATTTCATCCGCCACGGCGCGTCGACCCAGCTGATGAGCGCGCTCTTCAAGATTCGCCGCAAGCTCACCTTGAAGTTCCGCCGAGATCTCGACGTTCGCCGGCCTTCAGGGCGTGTGCCTCTGCCGGATTACGCCACGCGCGAACGCATCTATCAGGTCTGGCGAACGATCGGCGACCCGGCGCCGCGCATCCGCTACTACCAGTTGCACCAGGCCTTCACGCACCTGCCGATCGCCGTGTTGGAGGTGGTCATCCGCGATTTCGAGGCGGACGCATGA
- a CDS encoding type II toxin-antitoxin system RelE/ParE family toxin — MLYFVMPRKSSARAFKTAWFGKAAKKARIGDPTLMAAILEVMRGQADDLGGGVFKKRLNENMHRSIVLAKGGQHWVFAYLFAKKDRANIDPDELAAFRKLAQAYGRMTDAELASALSQGDLQELFHDA, encoded by the coding sequence GTGCTATACTTCGTCATGCCAAGAAAGTCTTCCGCGAGAGCATTCAAGACTGCCTGGTTCGGCAAGGCTGCCAAGAAGGCGCGGATTGGTGATCCGACGTTGATGGCTGCGATTTTGGAGGTCATGCGGGGTCAGGCGGATGATTTGGGCGGTGGCGTATTCAAGAAGCGGCTCAACGAGAACATGCACCGCTCCATCGTCTTGGCAAAGGGTGGCCAGCACTGGGTCTTCGCGTATCTCTTTGCCAAGAAAGATCGGGCCAATATCGATCCCGACGAGCTCGCTGCTTTCAGGAAGCTCGCGCAGGCCTACGGTCGCATGACGGATGCCGAGTTGGCATCCGCACTGAGTCAAGGTGACTTACAGGAGCTTTTCCATGACGCGTAA
- a CDS encoding PFL_4669 family integrating conjugative element protein codes for MPTPDTASLPSLPTLPTPLALSTATTLGQLADETPDVMTLHTQDAFRMFTGRAADSQTKAPAIPGGRRFAAVLKSIWYLSANDNPYADWILIRVYQSLVTIRAQMAQAICVREAEFEGLRRKGLSLSVLSSRSPATVALGFRSPYGYATAEAIVEFDYHVRMVKTLVLKDRLSDGDGRAAIREVGRGLRALFLEPIRWERLLLREEMLPLSRSDFLPGADDLARQRMHIAVTLFGEVPRAVFTGDDAPRHSQRRITPTAAELRLLRQASLSIAAQPEPATPPTGQLL; via the coding sequence ATGCCTACGCCAGACACTGCTTCATTGCCCAGCTTACCGACGCTACCCACGCCGCTCGCATTGTCGACGGCGACCACTTTGGGCCAACTGGCGGACGAGACGCCCGACGTCATGACGCTGCACACCCAGGACGCCTTCCGGATGTTCACGGGACGGGCTGCCGATTCGCAGACCAAGGCGCCCGCCATTCCGGGCGGCCGGCGGTTCGCCGCCGTACTCAAATCGATCTGGTACCTGTCGGCCAATGACAACCCATATGCCGACTGGATCCTGATCCGCGTGTACCAGTCGCTCGTCACCATCCGGGCGCAGATGGCGCAGGCCATCTGCGTGCGCGAGGCCGAATTCGAAGGGCTGCGCCGCAAGGGGCTCAGCCTGTCGGTGCTGAGCTCACGCAGCCCGGCCACCGTCGCATTGGGTTTTCGCAGTCCGTACGGGTACGCCACCGCGGAGGCGATCGTGGAATTCGACTACCACGTGCGGATGGTCAAGACGCTGGTACTTAAAGACCGTCTCAGCGACGGTGATGGTCGTGCAGCCATCCGCGAAGTCGGACGTGGTCTGCGCGCGCTGTTCCTGGAGCCGATCCGCTGGGAGCGCCTCCTGTTACGCGAGGAAATGCTGCCCTTGAGCCGGAGCGACTTCCTTCCCGGCGCCGATGACCTGGCGCGGCAGCGGATGCACATTGCGGTGACGCTGTTTGGTGAGGTGCCGCGTGCGGTCTTCACCGGCGACGACGCGCCGAGACATTCGCAGCGACGGATCACACCCACCGCAGCCGAGCTGCGGCTGCTGAGGCAGGCGTCGCTGAGCATCGCCGCGCAGCCCGAGCCAGCGACCCCGCCTACGGGACAGCTGCTGTGA
- the brxD gene encoding BREX system ATP-binding protein BrxD: MISSARREDIVSALRRGTVPSSGLDALAVGIDTFAPTLDDELESVSAGRGGFKAVRGEYGTGKTFFGRWLQERARTRGFAATEVQINETETPLHRLETVYRRLVEHLGTADTASGAFRGVIDGWFYALEQDVLADASVDASDAEGLLLRTNALMEARLGAISKTAPAFSAVLRTYRRALAAGDGMLADGLISWLAGQPNVAASIKRAAGIKGDLDHFGATNFLVGLLTILRDSGFSGLVMVLDEVETLQRMRTDTREKGLNALRQWIDEIDAGRYPGLYLVITGTPAFYDGPQGVQRLAPLAQRLHVDFGTDRRFDNPRAVQIRLAAFDHTSLLAVGRRVRDIYADGRPNEQRLRAVVDDSYLDALARAVAGGLGGKVGVAPRLFLKKLVSDVLDRVDLHEDFDPRKHYTLTLAETEMSATERAAASAASVDDIEL, encoded by the coding sequence ATGATCAGTTCCGCACGCCGGGAAGACATCGTGAGCGCCCTGCGACGCGGCACGGTACCGAGCAGCGGGCTGGATGCGCTGGCCGTCGGGATCGATACGTTCGCGCCGACCCTTGACGACGAGCTCGAATCGGTCAGCGCCGGCCGCGGCGGCTTCAAGGCGGTCCGAGGTGAGTACGGCACCGGCAAGACCTTCTTTGGCCGCTGGCTGCAGGAGCGGGCTCGTACGCGCGGCTTCGCAGCCACTGAAGTGCAGATCAACGAGACCGAGACACCGTTGCACCGCCTGGAAACGGTCTACCGCCGCCTGGTCGAACACCTCGGCACCGCCGACACGGCAAGTGGCGCATTTCGGGGCGTGATCGACGGCTGGTTCTATGCCCTGGAGCAGGATGTGCTGGCAGACGCTTCGGTGGACGCCAGCGACGCGGAGGGGCTTCTGCTGCGCACGAACGCGCTGATGGAGGCCAGGCTGGGCGCCATCAGCAAGACGGCGCCGGCTTTCTCTGCAGTGCTGCGAACCTATCGCCGCGCCCTGGCAGCCGGGGACGGCATGTTGGCGGATGGGCTGATCAGTTGGCTGGCAGGACAGCCGAACGTGGCCGCGAGCATCAAGCGTGCGGCGGGCATCAAGGGTGACCTCGATCACTTCGGCGCCACCAACTTTCTCGTCGGCCTGCTGACCATCCTGCGCGACAGCGGCTTCTCTGGCCTGGTGATGGTGCTCGACGAGGTGGAAACGCTGCAGCGCATGCGTACCGACACCCGCGAAAAGGGGCTGAACGCCTTGCGTCAGTGGATCGACGAGATCGACGCTGGCCGCTATCCGGGGCTGTACCTGGTAATCACGGGAACGCCCGCGTTCTATGACGGCCCGCAAGGGGTGCAGAGGCTCGCCCCGCTGGCGCAACGGCTGCATGTGGACTTCGGCACCGACCGGCGATTCGACAACCCGAGAGCGGTCCAGATCCGCTTGGCAGCCTTCGACCACACCTCGCTGCTCGCGGTTGGACGCCGGGTACGAGACATCTATGCAGATGGGCGTCCTAACGAGCAGCGCCTTCGGGCGGTGGTGGACGACAGCTATCTGGACGCCCTTGCACGCGCGGTGGCCGGCGGGCTGGGTGGCAAGGTCGGTGTCGCGCCCCGGCTGTTCCTCAAGAAGCTGGTGTCGGATGTGCTGGACCGCGTGGACCTGCACGAAGACTTCGACCCCCGCAAGCACTACACCCTCACGCTGGCCGAGACCGAGATGTCTGCGACGGAGCGGGCTGCGGCGAGTGCGGCGTCCGTGGACGATATCGAGCTGTGA
- a CDS encoding phage integrase N-terminal domain-containing protein: protein MRDLNYELKQLCRRNRDGSYATQRDRERVLDLVAGQLQELGYRHMAAASLKPKHVEGLVERWQAEGLAVGTIKNRMAELRWWAEKVGKQNVIARDNDHYGIGNRQYVTNVSKARELSGTELGRITDPYTAMSLRLQAAFGLRRGESIKIRPEWADRGNKLALKDTWTKGGRAREIPIRNDEQRLVLDEAKALAGRGSLIPADRSYVEQLRRFEHQCATAGVHRIHGHRHQYAQVRYRELTGWTAPAAGGPRSKDLTAEQRELDREARLTISAELGHEREQITAVYLGR, encoded by the coding sequence ATGCGGGATCTGAACTATGAGCTGAAGCAGCTGTGCCGGCGCAACCGCGACGGCAGCTATGCGACCCAACGCGATCGCGAGCGCGTGCTCGACCTGGTGGCGGGCCAGCTTCAAGAACTCGGCTACCGGCACATGGCTGCAGCAAGCCTCAAGCCCAAGCACGTCGAGGGGCTGGTCGAGCGATGGCAGGCTGAGGGCCTGGCGGTCGGCACCATCAAGAACCGGATGGCCGAACTGCGCTGGTGGGCCGAGAAGGTCGGCAAACAAAACGTCATCGCGCGCGACAACGACCACTATGGCATCGGCAACCGGCAGTACGTCACCAACGTCAGCAAGGCGCGCGAGCTGTCCGGCACCGAGCTCGGCCGCATTACCGACCCCTACACCGCGATGTCCCTGCGGCTGCAGGCCGCATTCGGCCTGCGGCGAGGAGAGTCGATCAAGATCCGGCCAGAGTGGGCAGACCGGGGCAACAAGCTTGCGCTGAAGGACACCTGGACCAAGGGCGGCCGCGCCCGCGAGATCCCGATCCGCAACGACGAGCAGCGCCTGGTGCTCGATGAAGCCAAGGCACTGGCAGGCAGGGGCAGCCTCATTCCTGCAGACCGAAGCTACGTCGAGCAACTGCGGCGCTTCGAACACCAGTGCGCAACGGCAGGCGTGCACCGCATCCACGGGCATCGACACCAGTACGCGCAGGTCCGCTACCGGGAACTCACGGGATGGACGGCACCGGCAGCCGGTGGCCCGAGGTCCAAGGATCTGACAGCTGAACAGCGCGAACTGGACCGGGAGGCTCGGCTCACGATCAGCGCAGAGCTGGGGCATGAGAGGGAGCAGATCACGGCGGTGTATCTCGGCCGGTAG
- the radC gene encoding RadC family protein produces MCPKIESLSDTDLLGVLVGPRHAVHLLRDSSGSLSQLLHEPLPVEYAQPRVASKLKAAAELVRRSLVEAIAHKDVLASPAEVRTFLRVTLAKRDHEVFMVLFLDAQNRVIASEEMFRGTLTQTSVYPREVVKRALAHNAAAVILAHNHPSGVAEPSRADEFLTRTLREALALIDARVLDHFIVAGNGVVSFAERGLL; encoded by the coding sequence ATGTGTCCGAAGATCGAATCGTTGTCAGATACCGACTTGCTTGGCGTGTTGGTCGGCCCTCGCCATGCAGTCCATCTGTTGAGGGATTCCAGTGGCAGCCTGTCCCAGTTGCTGCACGAGCCGTTGCCGGTCGAGTACGCACAGCCCCGGGTCGCCTCGAAGCTGAAGGCAGCCGCCGAGTTGGTCCGTCGTTCCTTGGTCGAGGCCATCGCGCACAAGGATGTGCTGGCCTCACCCGCTGAAGTTCGAACCTTCCTGCGCGTCACGTTGGCCAAGCGAGACCACGAGGTCTTCATGGTGCTGTTCCTGGACGCGCAGAACCGGGTCATCGCTTCGGAAGAGATGTTCCGGGGCACCTTGACCCAGACCAGCGTGTACCCACGCGAAGTCGTCAAGCGCGCTCTGGCACACAACGCCGCGGCTGTGATCCTTGCGCATAACCATCCGTCCGGCGTCGCCGAGCCCAGCCGGGCCGACGAGTTTCTGACGCGAACGTTGCGTGAGGCATTGGCTCTGATCGACGCCCGTGTACTCGACCACTTCATCGTCGCCGGCAACGGCGTCGTGTCGTTCGCAGAGCGCGGTTTGCTGTAG
- a CDS encoding DUF3293 domain-containing protein, which produces MLFESIIDAGTVQAFRETEYRVHGDEPFTLKVGETCSALAAAHKRHRVECSAYITACNPFSQILDDEANAERHAALGREISQRSLASIEGIGQHPSNQWPGEASHLIFGLTLEAAKALGTRLEQNAIVWAGGDAVPQLILLR; this is translated from the coding sequence TTGTTGTTCGAATCAATCATCGACGCTGGCACCGTGCAGGCCTTTCGGGAGACCGAGTACAGGGTGCATGGCGACGAACCGTTCACCCTGAAAGTGGGCGAAACCTGCTCGGCGTTGGCCGCCGCGCACAAGCGCCACCGGGTCGAATGCAGCGCGTACATCACGGCCTGCAACCCCTTCAGCCAGATCCTCGACGACGAAGCCAATGCCGAACGGCATGCCGCCCTGGGACGCGAAATCAGCCAGCGCAGCCTTGCCAGCATCGAGGGAATCGGCCAGCACCCGTCCAATCAGTGGCCCGGTGAAGCGAGCCATCTGATCTTCGGCTTGACCTTGGAGGCGGCCAAGGCGCTGGGGACACGGCTGGAGCAGAACGCGATCGTCTGGGCGGGTGGCGACGCCGTACCGCAACTGATCTTGCTGCGATGA
- a CDS encoding DEAD/DEAH box helicase, which translates to MNEFEQLHPSLQYHVVNTLGWSTLRPTQLAAIAPIHAGSHCLLLAPTAGGKTEAAAIPMLSRMLTEAWPGTSVLYICPIKALLNNLEHRLTHYAGLVGRRVEVWHGDISQSRKNRALRDAPDILLTTPESIEAMLISVRVDRPAWFGNLRAVIVDELHAFAADDRGWHMRSVLHRLDQYLERPLQRIGLSATVSNPTELLAWFAPSGTRAVVGSASVSTEADVTIDHVASLENAATVISRLHRGEKRLVFCDSRSSAEQLSSMLRAKEMRTFVSHASLSVSERRQAEAAFTEEKDCAIVATSTLELGIDVGDLDRVIQIDSPSSVSSFLQRMGRTGRRAGALRNCLFLTTNDDAFMLALGVTKKWSEAWVEAAVPPAEPWPILAQQALVLVLERGEVPTLEVVQLLHGSFPELATDDITALVEHMVEKQFLDRSEGVVRVGPETERVYARGHYRDLLASFSGSMLLTGRHGSSEVGYIDPTVLTGEQDNRLLLLAGRSWRVTEVEWSKRIVWLEPAREGGKARWMGGARSLSRDVCQAIRTVLATGAPPIVTLSQRARAALSSLTDELPMTVGTHFVMARSDAAPVRTWTFAGTRANRTWAHQASVGGQKVRFDAMSVHAPASLLADAVPGQLTLTDAEIATFAESVKFAECVPRGLLTRTIVARNFESPIRWEPAA; encoded by the coding sequence GTGAACGAGTTCGAGCAGCTGCACCCATCGCTGCAGTACCACGTTGTCAACACGCTGGGCTGGAGCACGCTGCGACCGACGCAACTGGCAGCCATTGCGCCCATTCATGCGGGCTCACACTGTTTGCTGCTCGCACCGACCGCCGGGGGGAAGACGGAAGCCGCTGCGATTCCGATGCTGTCGAGGATGCTGACCGAGGCCTGGCCCGGGACGAGCGTCTTGTACATCTGCCCGATCAAGGCGCTGCTGAACAACCTGGAGCATCGGCTCACCCACTACGCCGGGCTGGTGGGTCGGCGTGTGGAGGTGTGGCATGGCGACATCTCGCAGTCCCGCAAGAACCGGGCGCTTCGAGATGCGCCCGACATCCTGTTGACGACACCCGAATCCATCGAGGCCATGCTGATTTCGGTGCGGGTCGATCGGCCAGCATGGTTCGGCAACCTGCGTGCCGTGATCGTCGATGAACTGCATGCGTTCGCGGCGGACGACAGAGGGTGGCACATGCGCTCTGTGCTGCATCGGCTCGACCAGTATCTGGAACGACCGCTGCAACGCATCGGTCTGTCGGCAACGGTCAGCAACCCCACCGAGTTGCTGGCCTGGTTCGCACCCAGCGGTACTCGCGCCGTGGTGGGCAGTGCATCGGTGAGCACGGAGGCCGACGTCACGATCGATCATGTGGCATCGCTCGAAAACGCAGCCACAGTGATCTCACGCCTGCATCGGGGCGAGAAGCGGCTGGTCTTCTGCGATTCACGAAGCAGCGCCGAGCAGTTGAGCAGCATGCTGCGCGCCAAGGAGATGCGCACCTTCGTGAGCCACGCCTCCCTCAGCGTTTCCGAACGCAGGCAAGCCGAGGCGGCATTCACGGAGGAGAAGGACTGCGCCATCGTCGCCACCTCAACACTGGAGCTGGGCATAGATGTCGGTGACCTCGACCGCGTGATCCAGATCGATTCGCCGTCGAGCGTGTCGTCGTTCCTGCAGCGCATGGGCAGAACCGGCCGACGCGCAGGCGCCCTACGGAACTGCCTGTTCCTGACGACCAATGACGACGCGTTCATGCTGGCCCTGGGTGTCACCAAGAAGTGGTCGGAAGCATGGGTCGAAGCGGCGGTGCCACCGGCCGAGCCCTGGCCCATCCTCGCGCAGCAAGCACTGGTTCTGGTGTTGGAGCGCGGCGAGGTTCCAACGCTGGAAGTGGTCCAGCTGCTTCACGGATCGTTTCCAGAGCTGGCGACGGACGACATCACGGCGCTGGTTGAGCACATGGTGGAGAAGCAGTTTCTAGACCGTTCCGAGGGCGTGGTCAGGGTCGGACCTGAGACCGAGCGCGTGTATGCACGCGGCCACTACCGCGACTTGCTCGCCTCGTTCAGCGGATCCATGTTGCTGACTGGTCGGCATGGGTCGAGCGAGGTGGGCTACATCGATCCGACCGTTTTGACGGGTGAGCAGGACAACCGGCTCCTGTTGCTGGCGGGTCGCAGCTGGCGTGTCACCGAGGTGGAGTGGTCCAAACGAATCGTGTGGCTGGAGCCGGCACGGGAAGGTGGCAAGGCGCGCTGGATGGGCGGGGCGCGCAGCCTAAGCCGCGATGTTTGCCAGGCTATTCGAACGGTGCTCGCCACAGGCGCCCCGCCAATCGTCACCTTGTCGCAGCGTGCAAGGGCGGCCCTTAGTTCGCTAACCGACGAGCTGCCAATGACGGTGGGAACGCACTTCGTGATGGCGCGATCTGATGCTGCACCCGTACGTACCTGGACCTTTGCCGGCACGCGCGCCAACCGCACGTGGGCGCACCAGGCTTCGGTCGGTGGTCAGAAGGTTCGATTCGATGCCATGAGCGTTCACGCGCCAGCATCGCTGCTGGCCGATGCAGTGCCGGGGCAGTTGACCTTGACAGACGCTGAGATTGCCACCTTCGCCGAGTCGGTCAAGTTCGCCGAATGCGTGCCACGAGGTCTGCTCACCCGCACGATTGTCGCGAGGAACTTCGAATCACCGATTCGATGGGAGCCGGCGGCGTAA
- a CDS encoding DUF932 domain-containing protein: MKSGRTLVDLAQELERQIATKQDLVLPSSLLQCRTDEGGNLKLIVDAGNHLASGGIKGGGEYGITSLARRQLADKLKIPFTYFERMRAGQPDLLDRNVNTWLQTEGDRRMIRTLDGQVRAVLSDRYRRLDNFDLAENVLPILQRLAGARFESVELTDTKMYLKVITPRVEFEVAPGDIVQAGIVITNSEVGCGTLSVQPLIYRLVCKNGLIASDHALRKTHVGRSLSSEEESVTVFRDDTLAADDRAFFLKVRDVVEAAVSEATFRQVAMKLQKTRDIRLTGDPVKTVEVLANRYTLNDTERAGVLRHLIIEGDLSGYGLVNAVTHYSQDVEDYDRATEFEALGGKLIELAPTEWKGLAHAA; this comes from the coding sequence ATGAAAAGCGGACGTACCCTCGTCGACCTGGCACAAGAACTGGAGCGCCAGATCGCCACCAAGCAGGACCTGGTCCTTCCCTCGTCCTTGTTGCAGTGCCGTACCGATGAGGGCGGCAACCTGAAACTGATCGTCGATGCCGGGAACCACCTCGCGAGCGGTGGCATCAAGGGCGGCGGCGAATACGGCATCACCAGCCTCGCGCGACGCCAACTCGCCGACAAGCTGAAGATTCCGTTCACCTACTTCGAGCGCATGCGCGCAGGCCAGCCGGACTTGCTCGACCGCAACGTCAACACCTGGCTGCAGACTGAAGGCGACCGCCGGATGATCCGCACGCTCGATGGTCAGGTGAGGGCGGTGCTGTCCGATCGCTACCGGCGACTGGACAACTTCGACCTCGCTGAAAACGTCCTGCCCATCCTGCAGCGACTGGCGGGTGCTCGCTTCGAGTCGGTCGAACTGACCGACACGAAGATGTACCTGAAGGTGATCACGCCGCGTGTCGAGTTCGAAGTCGCCCCTGGCGACATCGTGCAAGCCGGCATCGTCATCACCAACTCTGAAGTGGGTTGCGGCACTTTGTCGGTGCAGCCGCTCATCTACAGGCTGGTGTGCAAGAACGGGCTGATCGCGTCGGACCATGCGTTGCGCAAGACCCATGTCGGGCGCTCCCTGTCGTCAGAGGAGGAGTCGGTCACCGTGTTCAGGGATGACACCCTGGCCGCGGATGATCGGGCCTTTTTCCTGAAGGTGCGCGACGTGGTTGAAGCGGCCGTCTCGGAAGCCACTTTCCGCCAGGTCGCCATGAAGCTGCAGAAGACCCGTGACATTCGCCTGACCGGCGATCCCGTGAAGACAGTCGAGGTGCTGGCCAACCGCTACACGCTCAACGACACCGAGCGTGCCGGTGTTCTGCGGCATCTCATCATCGAAGGCGATTTGTCAGGGTACGGGCTGGTCAACGCCGTCACGCACTACTCGCAGGACGTCGAGGATTACGACCGAGCCACCGAGTTCGAGGCGTTGGGGGGCAAGCTCATCGAGCTGGCTCCAACCGAGTGGAAGGGCCTGGCCCACGCTGCATGA
- a CDS encoding DUF6880 family protein → MPPKPADDLESFLKCQDPSTLVAVLIELANDHEAVQARLARLQLADRPDKLAAGFRKTLTAWRRSSKFFSYREAGEFGRTLEAWLDQVDRELLPKDPAAALALFESFIEADGAFFERADDSDGCIGDAVRAACRHWLQAASQCEAPASEWPGRLVRLVSDDQYGAREELLRRAELLLDETALRALVAQFESRMASALAAPASGDGPAYEVFKISAALSLLAEALHDPDVKVRAVLSYSPQPNAIQQKDFAEAYLEADRPTDALTWLQGPWGHMEDTRQSLESDALGRLGRYGESSAIRQRLFERSISVFDLHRWLEHLPEASRHQALERARELALGHDDPAAAATLLMDIGDDEAAEAMLLAEPARIRGDNYGALVPLAKALQAHQRLRGETAIYRALLTAILTRAYARAYGHAARYWARLREIAATGIGLLPLESHDDFEAAIRSRHARKSAFWAHVNGKRSDRADEDEHGSDA, encoded by the coding sequence ATGCCACCCAAGCCGGCCGACGATCTTGAGTCTTTCCTGAAGTGCCAGGACCCATCGACGCTGGTGGCCGTTCTGATCGAACTGGCCAATGACCACGAGGCTGTGCAGGCGCGGCTCGCGCGGCTGCAGCTGGCCGACCGGCCGGACAAGCTCGCGGCCGGTTTTCGGAAGACGCTGACCGCCTGGCGCCGTTCGTCCAAGTTCTTCAGCTACCGCGAGGCTGGCGAGTTCGGGCGCACGCTGGAAGCCTGGCTGGACCAGGTCGATCGCGAGCTGTTGCCGAAGGATCCCGCCGCCGCACTGGCGCTGTTCGAATCGTTCATCGAGGCCGACGGTGCCTTCTTCGAGCGTGCCGACGATTCCGACGGCTGCATCGGCGACGCGGTGCGCGCCGCATGTCGGCATTGGCTGCAAGCCGCCTCCCAGTGCGAGGCACCCGCGAGCGAGTGGCCAGGCCGGCTTGTGCGGCTGGTCAGCGACGACCAGTACGGCGCTCGCGAAGAACTGCTGCGCCGCGCGGAGCTGCTGCTCGACGAGACAGCGCTGCGCGCACTGGTGGCGCAGTTCGAGTCCCGCATGGCCAGCGCCCTTGCCGCCCCCGCAAGCGGCGACGGTCCTGCGTACGAGGTGTTCAAGATTTCGGCCGCTTTGTCGCTGCTGGCCGAGGCCCTGCATGACCCAGACGTCAAGGTGCGCGCCGTGCTGAGCTACAGCCCGCAACCCAACGCGATTCAGCAGAAGGACTTCGCCGAGGCCTACCTCGAGGCCGACCGTCCGACCGATGCGTTGACCTGGCTTCAAGGGCCATGGGGGCACATGGAGGACACCCGGCAGAGCCTGGAATCCGACGCTCTGGGCCGCCTCGGCCGGTACGGCGAGAGCTCTGCCATCCGGCAGCGCCTGTTCGAGCGATCGATCTCCGTGTTCGACCTGCACCGCTGGCTCGAACACCTACCCGAAGCGTCCAGGCACCAGGCACTGGAGCGAGCCCGTGAGCTGGCGCTGGGACACGACGACCCGGCGGCGGCGGCCACGCTGCTGATGGACATCGGCGACGATGAAGCGGCCGAGGCGATGCTGCTGGCCGAACCGGCCCGCATACGCGGCGACAACTATGGTGCGCTGGTGCCGCTGGCGAAGGCGTTGCAGGCCCACCAGCGCTTGCGTGGCGAAACCGCCATCTACAGGGCGCTGCTCACGGCCATCCTCACCCGGGCCTATGCCCGTGCCTACGGGCATGCTGCCCGCTACTGGGCGCGGCTGCGGGAGATCGCCGCCACAGGCATTGGCTTGTTGCCGCTGGAATCGCACGACGACTTCGAGGCCGCGATCCGGTCGCGACACGCGCGCAAGTCCGCGTTCTGGGCGCACGTGAACGGCAAGCGCAGCGACCGCGCCGATGAGGACGAGCACGGCAGCGACGCATAG